The following are encoded together in the Triticum dicoccoides isolate Atlit2015 ecotype Zavitan chromosome 6B, WEW_v2.0, whole genome shotgun sequence genome:
- the LOC119321646 gene encoding disease resistance protein PIK6-NP-like — MEGVLVSAAAGALNSVLEKLGTLLVNEYNLHKGVRGEIKSLTDELTAMHAFLLKMSEEEDPNVQDKVCLATVRELSYDIEDSIDDFMQDETNKEVRPDGFISKIKHILGKLGKRKADHKIFQDLKKQVIEAGKRNARYNTRQAFSNTKNATIDPRAFAIFEHASKLVGIDESKSEVIKLLTEGASTGERLKLVSIVGSGGVGKTTLANQVYQDLKERFECRAFLSVSRNPNMMNIMRTIHSQVSGLCFADTEAGSIQQVIINISCFLSYKRYFVVIDDIWDVDAWNVIKFAFPMTEYGGVIITTTRMGDVACLCRSSIGGHIYNIQPLNMVHSRQLFHRRLFNSEEDCPSSLEMVSSQILEKCDGLPLAIIAISSLLANIERTEHRWSQVKDSIGRALERNPSVKGMIKILSLSYFDLPPHLKTCLLYLSIFPEDSIIEKKGLIRRWIAEGFVYKDSIYKAFELGERYFNELINRSLIQPVKLGIYGEVRSCRVHDTILDFIVSKSIEENFVTFIGVPSLPIRAQGRVRRLSMQVQGEGNHVMPMTLVLSHVRSLNVFADIVEIPSMMEFRHLRSMDFGGCNPLGIWGCRQLENHHLANVGRLFQLRYLNISVTHVSKLPEQIGDLQCLEMLDIRETEVHSLPAGIVNLRKLKHLLVGNGLTFPDQIAKMQALEILKCVDISSQSYKFLEGLGQLKNLRKLHLYFEDIEEYQQIEVTASSLRNLGTHNLSSLKMEFLDDNTSLDTAWCTSPPLNLQKLGTTYCLLPKVPDWVKSLANLQKLRLQVERIRDEDLCILGALPALLMLNLEGAEDQTPCEDRRLTVSAEAGFKCLSMFNYFAQGDGMDLVFAAGCMPKLEKLVIVFYRCSEKETLSSSPGALDFGMENLSSLLTFECQLDSKINKSTVGAVKASLERAVGAHPNKHLTLIFKEKTDRYCASIGCCCTALDDGILMDITSGESCFNN; from the exons AGGAGGAGGATCCTAATGTGCAAGATAAGGTATGCTTGGCCACTGTGCGGGAGCTCTCCTATGATATAGAGGACTCCATCGATGACTTCATGCAAGACGAAACCAACAAAGAAGTTAGGCCAGATGGCTTCATAAGTAAGATCAAGCATATTCTCGGGAAGTTGGGGAAGAGGAAGGCTGACCATAAGATATTCCAAGATTTGAAGAAACAAGTCATTGAAGCAGGCAAGAGGAATGCAAGGTACAATACACGTCAGGCCTTCTCCAACACAAAAAATGCAACAATTGACCCTAGAGCTTTTGCTATCTTTGAGCATGCCTCAAAACTCGTTGGAATTGATGAATCCAAGTCAGAGGTAATCAAACTATTGACTGAAGGTGCGTCAACAGGTGAGAGACTAAAGCTGGTCTCCAtcgtaggatctggaggagtgggCAAAACAACTCTTGCAAACCAAGTGTACCAAGACCTCAAAGAAAGATTTGAATGTCGAGCCTTCTTATCTGTGTCGCGGAATCCAAATATGATGAATATCATGAGAACTATTCATAGTCAAGTTAGTGGTCTATGTTTTGCTGACACCGAGGCAGGGAGCATTCAGCAAGTCATCATCAATATTAGTTGCTTCCTTTCATACAAAAG GTATTTTGTTGTCATTGATGATATATGGGATGTGGATGCGTGGAATGTTATTAAGTTTGCATTCCCCATGACTGAATATGGTGGCGTAATAATTACCACAACTCGTATGGGTGACGTTGCATGCTTGTGTCGTTCATCAATCGGCGGCCATATTTACAATATACAGCCTCTTAATATGGTGCACTCAAGACAACTGTTTCACAGAAGATTGTTCAATTCCGAAGAAGATTGCCCTTCATCACTTGAAATGGTTTCTAGCCAAATCTTGGAAAAGTGTGATGGCTTGCCACTGGCAATCATTGCTATATCTAGTTTGTTGGCTAACATAGAAAGAACAGAGCATCGATGGAGCCAAGTGAAAGATTCAATTGGTCGTGCTCTCGAAAGGAACCCCAGTGTCAAAGGAATGATTAAGATATTGTCACTTAGTTACTTCGATCTTCCTCCTCATCTGAAAACGTGCCTCTTGTATCTGAGTATATTCCCAGAAGATTCTATTATTGAGAAGAAGGGTTTGATAAGAAGATGGATTGCCGAAGGATTTGTTTACAAAGATAGCATATATAAGGCATTTGAGTTAGGAGAGAGGTATTTTAATGAGCTCATCAATAGAAGTTTGATCCAACCCGTGAAGCTGGGAATATATGGTGAAGTGCGATCTTGCCGAGTTCATGATACAATTCTTGATTTCATAGTATCAAAATCCATCGAAGAGAACTTTGTTACTTTCATTGGTGTCCCCAGTTTACCTATCAGGGCACAAGGAAGAGTTCGTCGCCTCTCCATGCAAGTTCAAGGGGAAGGAAATCATGTCATGCCAATGACCCTAGTATTATCCCATGTTCGATCACTTAATGTGTTTGCGGATATAGTGGAAATCCCTTCAATGATGGAGTTCAGGCATTTGCGCAGTATGGACTTTGGAGGATGCAATCCATTGGGCATTTGGGGATGCAGACAGTTAGAAAACCACCATCTTGCAAATGTAGGAAGGTTGTTTCAGCTAAGGTACCTCAACATTTCCGTGACACATGTAAGCAAACTCCCAGAACAAATCGGAGATCTTCAGTGCTTAGAGATGTTGGACATAAGGGAGACAGAGGTACATAGTTTACCGGCGGGTATTGTCAATCTTAGAAAACTGAAACACTTACTAGTTGGCAATGGTCTTACATTTCCTGACCAAATTGCGAAGATGCAAGCACTCGAGATTTTGAAGTGTGTGGATATCTCCAGCCAGTCATATAAATTTCTGGAAGGGCTTGGGCAGCTAAAGAATCTGAGGAAGTTGCACCTTTATTTTGAGGATATTGAGGAATATCAACAAATTGAAGTTACTGCTTCTTCTCTCCGTAACCTAGGCACACATAACCTTAGTTCTCTAAAAATGGAGTTTCTTGACGACAACACCTCACTGGATACAGCATGGTGCACTTCCCCACCGCTTAACCTCCAAAAACTTGGGACTACTTATTGTCTCCTCCCAAAGGTTCCTGATTGGGTAAAATCACTAGCCAACCTTCAGAAGTTACGCTTGCAAGTGGAGAGAATCAGGGATGAAGATCTGTGCATCCTGGGAGCCTTGCCTGCTCTGCTCATGCTGAATCTCGAAGGAGCGGAAGATCAGACCCCTTGTGAAGACAGAAGGCTAACAGTCAGTGCTGAAGCTGGGTTTAAATGCCTGAGCATGTTTAATTATTTCGCGCAGGGAGATGGGATGGATCTCGTGTTTGCAGCAGGATGCATGCCCAAGCTAGAGAAACTGGTGATTGTCTTTTACAGGTGTTCTGAAAAAGAGACTCTCAGCAGCAGTCCTGGTGCTTTGGATTTCGGAATGGAGAACCTCTCCAGCCTCCTTACATTCGAATGTCAATTAGATTCGAAAATCAACAAGAGTACTGTTGGCGCCGTAAAGGCTTCTCTGGAGAGAGCAGTCGGTGCACATCCCAACAAACACCTTACTCTAATCTTCAAGGAAAAGACTGATCGATATTG TGCTTCAATCGGTTGCTGCTGCACAGCACTTGATGATGGCATTCTGATGGATATTACCAGCGGCGAGTCTTGCTTCAACAATTAA